In Paenacidovorax monticola, the genomic window AGGTGCTCGCGCCCGCGGGCGTGCACCCGCCGCGCCGCACGACCGAGCTCACGGTGGCCATGCTGCAGCTCGTGGCCAGCGGGCGCGGCGTCGCGGCGCTGCCGTTGTGGGCGGTGCAGGGCTACCTCGACCGCGGCTACGTGAGCGCGCGGCCCGTGGGGCAGGGCGGGCTCACCGGGCGGCTCTACGCGGCCTGCCTGCCCGCGCTGTCGCGACGGCCCTACCTGGCCGACTTTGTGGCCGTGGTTCGCGAGAGCTGCTTCGTCACCCTCAAGGACGTGACGCTTTTGTGACTTTCATGCTCCATATTCAGGAGCGTGATACGCAGGCGTGGAGAGCGTCAGGGGTATTTGTTCCTGCGATTCGAACTGGCGCGTGGGCAGCCTGGGACGGCACGGGGCTTGCATAATCGTCCACCTGTTTTTCCACCCCAGAGCCGTCCATGCAACGCCCATCGCCCTCCATCCTCCGTCCCCTGATCGCATCGCTGTCGCTGGCTTTCGCGGCCACGCTGGCCCAGGCCGCGCCCGTGGCCGCCGTGCACGAACTGGCGCAGAAGGAGCAGCAGCCGCTGCTCGATACGCTGCGCGATCTCGTGCACATCGAGTCGGGCAGCAAGGACATCGAGGGCCTGAACCAGATCGCCGAGCGCGTGGCCGGCCAACTCAAGGCCCTGGGCGGCGCGGTGGAGGTGCTGCAGCCCAGCGACATCTACCGCCTGGACGACACGCCCGAGAAGGTCGGCCCTGCCGTGCAGGCCGTGTTCAAGGGCCAGGGCACGAAGAAGATCATGCTCATCGCCCACATGGACACGGTGTACCTCAAGGGCATGCTCAAGGACCAGCCGTTCCGCATCGAGGGTGACAAGGCCTACGGCCTGGGCATCGCGGACGACAAGCAGGGCGTGGCGCTGATCCTGCACACCGTGGCGTTGCTGCAGAAGCTCGGCTTCAAGGACTATGGCACCCTCACCGTGCTCATCAACGGCGACGAGGAAATCAGCTCGCCCGGCTGGCGCAGCACCATCACGCGCGTGGCAGCCGATCAGGACGCCGTGTTCTCCTTCGAGGGGGGCGGTACCGACGGCTCGCTGCGCCTGGCCACGAGCGGCATCGGCGCGGCCTACCTCACGGTGCAGGGCAAGGCCTCTCACGCGGGCGCCAAGCCCGAGGACGGCGTGAACGCGCTCACCGAGCTGTCGCACCAGTTGCTGCAGCTCAAGGACCTCTCCAAGCCCGAGCAGGGGCTCAAGCTGAACTGGACCGTCTCCAAGAGCGGCTCCAACCGCAATGTGATCCCCGCCGAGGCCACGGCCCAGGCTGACGCTCGCGCGCTCAAGGTGGCCGACTTCGATGCGCTGGAGAAGGAGCTGCAGGCCCGCGTGCAGAAGAAACTGCTGCCCGATGCCAAGGTGGCCGTGAAGTTCGAGGTGCGCCGCCCGCCGCTCGAAGCCAACGAAGCCTCGCGCCGTGTGGCCGCCTACGGCAAGACCGTCTACCAGGAACTGGGCCTGCCGCTCACCGTGGTCGAACGGGCCACGGGCGGCGGCACCGATGCCGCCTTCGCCGCCCTCAAGGCCAGGGGCGCGGTGGTGGAGGGCATGGGCCTGTCGGGCTACGGCGCGCACTCCAACAACGCCGAGTACGTGCAGCTCAACACCATCGTGCCGCGCCTGTACCTGGCCACGCGCATGATCATGGACCTTTCGGCGGGCAAGCTGAAGTAAGCCGCTCCCCGGTGGCGCTTCAGGAGCCGCCGGGGGCCGTGCTGGCCGGCGGAGGTGCGCCTGCTACGCCTCCTGCTCCTGCGCCTCGCCCATGAAGCCGCCGCTCTGGTGGGCCCACAGGCGCGCGTAGATGCCGTCCTGCGCGAGCAGCTCGGCGTGCGTGCCTTCCTCGGCGATGCGGCCCGCGTCGAGCACGATGAGCCGGTCCATCGCGGCGATGGTCGAGAGGCGGTGCGCGATCGCGATCACGGTCTTGCCGCGCATCAGGGTGTCCAGGCTTTGCTGGATGGCGGCCTCGACCTCGGAATCGAGCGCGCTCGTGGCTTCGTCGAGCAGCAGGATGGGCGCGTCCTTGAGCATCACGCGCGCGATGGCCACGCGCTGGCGCTGGCCGCCCGAGAGCTTCACGCCGCGCTCGCCCACCTGTGCGTCGTAGCCCGTGCGGCCGTGCAGGTCGGTGAGCTGCTCGATGAACTCCGCGGCCTCGGCGCGCTCGGCGGCCTGGTGCATGTGCGCCTCGCTGGCGTCGGGGCGGCCGTAGAGGATGTTGTCGCGCATCGAGCGGTGCAGCAGCGAGGTGTCCTGCGTGACCATGCCGATCGCATGGCGCAGGCTGTCCTGCGTGACGTGGGCGATGTCCTGCCCGTCGATCAGCACGCGGCCGCCCTGTACGTCATGGAAGCGCAGCAGCAGGTTCACGAGCGTGGACTTGCCCGCGCCCGAGCGGCCGATGAGGCCGATGCGCTCGCCGGGGCGCACGGTGAGGTTCAGATGGTCGATGACGGGGTGGCCGTCGCGGTAGCCGAAACTCACATCCTCGAAGCGCACCTCGCCGCGCGATACCTCCAGCGCCTTTGCGCCGGGCGCATCGACCACCAGGCGCGGCTTGGTCAGGGTGTTGATGCCGTCCTGGATCGTGCCCACGCTCTCGAACAGCGTGGTCATCTCCCACATCACCCAGTGCGCATGGCCCGACACGCGCAATGCCATGGCCGTGACGGCGGCCACCGCGCCCACGCCCACCTCGCCGCGCGACCACAGCCACAGCGCCGTGCCGCAGGCCGCCAGCGTCATGGCCACGATGAGAATCTGGTTCACGATCTCGAACAGGCTCACCAGGCGCATCTGCGCATAGCCCGTGAGCTTGAAGGCGTCCATGGCCGCGCGCGCGAACTCGGCCTCGCGCCGCGTGTGCGAAAACAGCTTCACGGTGGCGATGTTGGTATAGGCATCGGTCACGCGCCCGGTCATCACCGAGCGCGCATCGGCCTGGGCCTTGCCCACCTTGCCCAGGCGCGGCACGAAGTACCAGCAGGCACCCGCGTAGCACAGCATCCACACGAGGAAGGGCACGAGCAGCCGCACGTCGAAGCCCGCTGCCAGCGCGAG contains:
- a CDS encoding M20/M25/M40 family metallo-hydrolase, which codes for MQRPSPSILRPLIASLSLAFAATLAQAAPVAAVHELAQKEQQPLLDTLRDLVHIESGSKDIEGLNQIAERVAGQLKALGGAVEVLQPSDIYRLDDTPEKVGPAVQAVFKGQGTKKIMLIAHMDTVYLKGMLKDQPFRIEGDKAYGLGIADDKQGVALILHTVALLQKLGFKDYGTLTVLINGDEEISSPGWRSTITRVAADQDAVFSFEGGGTDGSLRLATSGIGAAYLTVQGKASHAGAKPEDGVNALTELSHQLLQLKDLSKPEQGLKLNWTVSKSGSNRNVIPAEATAQADARALKVADFDALEKELQARVQKKLLPDAKVAVKFEVRRPPLEANEASRRVAAYGKTVYQELGLPLTVVERATGGGTDAAFAALKARGAVVEGMGLSGYGAHSNNAEYVQLNTIVPRLYLATRMIMDLSAGKLK
- a CDS encoding ABC transporter ATP-binding protein; translation: MFKLFENRLPPYPAAEPTLPPKDFMAFVWACTRGLRRPVVFMALLSASIAVYEALLFAVMGHVVDWLSEVAPGALWGERRGTLLLIIAVLLGSIALTALQTMVKHQVLAINFPLRLRWNFHRLMLGQSMAFYADEFAGRITTKIMQTALAVRDMIFTTTDVVIGMGVYLFTILALAAGFDVRLLVPFLVWMLCYAGACWYFVPRLGKVGKAQADARSVMTGRVTDAYTNIATVKLFSHTRREAEFARAAMDAFKLTGYAQMRLVSLFEIVNQILIVAMTLAACGTALWLWSRGEVGVGAVAAVTAMALRVSGHAHWVMWEMTTLFESVGTIQDGINTLTKPRLVVDAPGAKALEVSRGEVRFEDVSFGYRDGHPVIDHLNLTVRPGERIGLIGRSGAGKSTLVNLLLRFHDVQGGRVLIDGQDIAHVTQDSLRHAIGMVTQDTSLLHRSMRDNILYGRPDASEAHMHQAAERAEAAEFIEQLTDLHGRTGYDAQVGERGVKLSGGQRQRVAIARVMLKDAPILLLDEATSALDSEVEAAIQQSLDTLMRGKTVIAIAHRLSTIAAMDRLIVLDAGRIAEEGTHAELLAQDGIYARLWAHQSGGFMGEAQEQEA